A DNA window from Gammaproteobacteria bacterium contains the following coding sequences:
- a CDS encoding methyl-accepting chemotaxis protein: MFKNMKISTRLTTLVVVGSLMLVLTGVLGVRGMSLIVDELESVYQNQVVPLHALKTVADEYAVNVVDTAHQVRNGNFSYEKGLANLEKARSVIYEKWTAYLGTRLTVEEKRLVEEISPRMAMGDRAMNEIEILFREKDAKNLAKYTVESLYQNIDPVGEKISELIELQLSMAKTEFNQAEALYASSRFTTLLILVLGVGGSLLFGTFISRSISVPMREMLIAARELRDGDGDMTRRLPDFGRDEVGLTASAFNGFVEKIQNVLIEVRLAVENMSNAATQVNSTAQSLSQGASEQAASVEETSASLEQMSASINQNTENARVTDDMATSASSEARKGGEAVLETVEAMRRIADTIGLIEDIAYKTNLLALNAAIEAARAGEHGKGFAVVADEVRKLAERSQTSAQEIGQLSNNSMKIAEDAGRLLQQIVPSIQKTADLVQEISAASIEQSSGVREVNSAIGQLDKVAQTNAASSEELAATSEELTTYVESLKQTIGFFTLEKGKTNTAPANEKENKIKPSVFNKRNSVPKVAPEKLSKQKTESTVRHIAKPVSAKRGQDVASKPTVRNEVVKPVEKLKINRHVVVDDSDFIPFGNEDK, encoded by the coding sequence ATGTTTAAGAACATGAAAATCAGTACTCGATTGACCACGCTAGTGGTAGTTGGATCATTGATGTTGGTGTTGACCGGCGTACTCGGTGTGCGTGGCATGTCTCTTATTGTTGATGAGCTGGAATCAGTTTACCAGAATCAGGTCGTCCCGCTGCATGCGTTGAAGACTGTTGCTGACGAATATGCGGTAAATGTAGTCGATACAGCGCATCAGGTGCGTAACGGAAATTTTTCCTACGAAAAAGGACTGGCTAATCTGGAAAAAGCCCGTAGCGTGATTTACGAGAAGTGGACAGCTTACCTTGGCACGCGATTGACAGTGGAAGAGAAACGTCTGGTCGAAGAAATATCGCCACGTATGGCCATGGGCGATCGGGCAATGAATGAGATCGAAATTTTGTTCCGTGAGAAGGACGCAAAAAACCTGGCGAAATACACTGTTGAAAGTCTCTACCAAAATATTGACCCCGTGGGCGAAAAAATTTCGGAATTGATCGAGCTACAACTTTCAATGGCAAAAACGGAATTCAACCAGGCTGAAGCGCTTTATGCGTCTAGCCGATTCACCACGCTGTTGATACTCGTGCTGGGTGTCGGTGGCTCGTTGTTGTTTGGCACGTTTATAAGTCGCAGTATCAGTGTACCTATGCGTGAGATGCTGATCGCCGCGCGCGAACTGCGTGACGGCGATGGCGATATGACGCGCCGCCTGCCGGATTTCGGTAGGGATGAAGTAGGGCTCACCGCAAGCGCATTCAATGGCTTTGTCGAAAAGATTCAAAATGTGCTGATTGAAGTGCGGTTGGCTGTGGAAAATATGTCAAACGCTGCCACGCAGGTCAACTCGACTGCGCAATCATTGAGCCAGGGCGCGAGTGAGCAGGCAGCGAGCGTGGAGGAAACCAGCGCGTCACTAGAGCAGATGAGTGCATCAATCAACCAGAATACAGAGAACGCGCGTGTCACGGATGATATGGCCACGTCGGCTTCCAGTGAGGCAAGAAAGGGCGGCGAAGCAGTGTTGGAAACCGTGGAGGCAATGCGTCGCATTGCGGACACTATTGGTCTGATCGAAGACATTGCATACAAAACCAATCTTCTTGCTTTGAACGCAGCGATTGAAGCGGCGCGTGCGGGAGAACACGGTAAAGGCTTCGCTGTCGTCGCCGATGAAGTGCGCAAACTCGCCGAGCGCAGTCAGACCTCGGCACAAGAGATCGGCCAGCTCTCAAACAATAGCATGAAGATTGCGGAAGACGCCGGGCGTTTGCTGCAACAGATAGTCCCATCCATACAGAAAACAGCTGACTTGGTTCAAGAGATTTCCGCTGCCTCGATAGAGCAGTCATCCGGCGTACGCGAAGTCAATTCGGCAATAGGGCAACTGGATAAAGTGGCGCAGACGAATGCCGCTTCTTCGGAGGAGCTGGCTGCGACATCAGAAGAGCTAACGACTTATGTAGAAAGTTTGAAGCAAACCATAGGGTTCTTTACTCTGGAGAAGGGAAAGACAAATACCGCACCAGCGAACGAAAAAGAAAACAAGATAAAACCTTCTGTGTTTAACAAGCGGAATTCGGTGCCTAAAGTCGCTCCAGAAAAGTTGTCCAAGCAGAAAACTGAAAGTACCGTCAGGCACATTGCTAAGCCTGTAAGCGCCAAGCGCGGCCAAGATGTTGCGTCAAAACCAACCGTGAGAAATGAAGTTGTCAAGCCAGTCGAAAAGCTAAAAATTAATCGTCATGTTGTTGTAGATGACTCCGACTTTATACCGTTTGGCAACGAAGACAAGTAA
- a CDS encoding chemotaxis protein CheA, which produces MSSMDQAVRAFQVEATELLENMEEGLLLLETSPDDEDAINSIFRAAHTIKGTAGIFGFDYVESFTHIVENLLDEIRGGNIKINETLIAALLQSRDHIGSLVEFAVSDEDPDDQTLLIHDDILSQLKTFLGKDDDASSKAASKPEPAKATKSAEPRYSGPEEWIIDLRFSRDVLRSGMDPISFFRYLTKLGEVKSIEVDHDEISSLKEMDPESSYLNYLVKFHAENVNKEKIEAVFEFVKEDLELSILPPVQRVWDYISSIEHLPDEVYSLGEMLRESGTLTQAELLKALEKQHVLREKGVPVDDTVLGKILVSDNRVHEEVVEAALNKQKQSSSRKVSGPRQLRVDADKLDGLINLVGELVIAGATANLQAERSGDANLLESIASMSHLVEEIRDSALRLRMVQIGETFNRFQRVVRDVSLELGKNIRLKLNGGDTELDKTMVEKIGDPLMHLVRNAMDHGIEPSGERLKQGKSPEGNLTLNAYHDSGSIVIQVIDDGRGLNAKKIFSKAVEKGIVEANAVLTEQEMYRLIFEPGFSTAEAVTNLSGRGVGMDVVKKNIEALRGTVDVSSRPGAGTTINIRLPLTLAIIDGFLVEINGLSYVIPLDMVVECIEMNEDDEEISVHSNYINLRGKVLPFLRLRDLFGDADESTGRENIVVVHNGSQTAGLVVDELLGEFQTVIKPLGKMFQQLKGISGSTILGSGEVAVILDVPGLMQKAISQASLSSSSFVQMDAGKQGPQPTLH; this is translated from the coding sequence ATGTCATCCATGGATCAGGCTGTACGCGCATTTCAGGTAGAAGCGACGGAACTGCTGGAAAATATGGAAGAAGGCTTGCTTCTTCTGGAAACAAGTCCAGACGATGAGGATGCGATAAATTCAATCTTTCGCGCTGCTCATACTATTAAAGGAACGGCAGGTATATTTGGGTTTGACTACGTCGAGTCCTTTACGCATATCGTCGAAAATCTTCTCGATGAGATTCGCGGCGGTAATATCAAGATAAATGAAACATTGATCGCAGCGCTATTGCAGTCACGCGATCATATTGGTTCTCTCGTAGAGTTCGCCGTTTCCGATGAAGATCCTGATGATCAGACGCTTCTGATTCATGATGATATCCTCTCACAGTTAAAGACATTTTTAGGTAAAGACGACGATGCGTCGTCTAAAGCAGCATCAAAACCCGAACCGGCTAAAGCGACCAAATCCGCTGAGCCTCGGTATAGTGGCCCTGAAGAGTGGATTATTGATCTGCGTTTCAGTCGTGATGTTCTGCGTAGTGGTATGGATCCCATTTCCTTCTTTCGCTACCTCACCAAACTGGGAGAAGTAAAATCAATAGAGGTCGACCACGACGAAATTTCCTCTCTGAAGGAAATGGACCCGGAAAGTTCCTACCTGAACTACCTGGTGAAATTTCACGCCGAAAATGTAAACAAGGAAAAAATTGAAGCTGTTTTCGAATTCGTTAAAGAAGACCTGGAATTATCGATTCTTCCTCCTGTGCAACGCGTTTGGGATTATATCTCATCGATAGAGCACTTACCCGACGAAGTCTATTCCTTGGGCGAAATGTTACGAGAATCTGGCACGCTTACCCAGGCAGAGTTGTTAAAGGCGCTGGAAAAACAACATGTCTTGCGCGAAAAAGGCGTCCCGGTTGACGACACCGTGTTAGGTAAGATTTTGGTCTCAGACAACCGCGTCCACGAGGAGGTTGTCGAGGCAGCACTAAACAAACAAAAACAGAGTAGTAGTCGTAAAGTGTCTGGTCCGCGTCAACTGCGAGTCGATGCGGACAAATTGGACGGATTAATCAATCTTGTCGGTGAATTGGTTATCGCGGGGGCTACCGCTAATTTGCAGGCTGAGCGTAGCGGCGACGCAAATTTGCTCGAATCTATTGCCTCAATGTCGCACCTGGTCGAAGAAATTCGTGACAGCGCCTTGCGCCTGCGCATGGTTCAAATCGGCGAAACCTTCAACCGTTTCCAACGTGTCGTTCGCGATGTCAGTCTCGAACTCGGGAAAAATATTCGATTGAAATTGAATGGTGGCGACACCGAACTTGACAAGACTATGGTCGAAAAAATCGGTGACCCATTAATGCATCTCGTTCGCAATGCAATGGACCACGGTATAGAACCTTCTGGCGAACGTTTGAAACAGGGAAAATCTCCCGAAGGGAATTTGACTCTTAATGCGTATCACGACTCGGGAAGTATTGTCATCCAGGTAATTGATGACGGACGCGGTCTGAATGCCAAAAAAATCTTTTCCAAGGCAGTCGAAAAAGGAATTGTTGAAGCCAATGCCGTGTTGACAGAACAAGAGATGTACCGGCTTATATTTGAGCCAGGTTTTTCCACCGCCGAAGCGGTTACAAACTTGTCGGGGCGTGGTGTCGGTATGGACGTGGTAAAGAAAAATATCGAGGCACTGCGCGGTACAGTCGATGTAAGCAGTCGCCCGGGTGCGGGTACGACTATCAATATCCGACTGCCTCTCACGCTGGCCATAATCGACGGCTTTTTGGTCGAGATTAATGGTCTTTCCTATGTCATTCCACTCGATATGGTCGTCGAGTGCATAGAAATGAACGAAGATGACGAGGAAATCTCTGTCCATAGCAATTACATCAATCTGCGTGGAAAAGTGCTTCCCTTCCTAAGATTGCGAGACCTGTTTGGTGACGCAGATGAATCTACCGGGCGCGAAAATATTGTCGTTGTCCACAATGGAAGCCAGACAGCGGGTCTGGTGGTGGATGAATTATTGGGTGAATTTCAAACTGTGATCAAGCCGCTGGGCAAAATGTTTCAGCAGCTTAAGGGGATTAGCGGGTCGACGATTTTGGGTAGTGGTGAAGTCGCCGTGATATTAGACGTGCCTGGTCTGATGCAGAAAGCGATTTCCCAAGCAAGTTTGAGTAGCAGTAGTTTTGTTCAAATGGACGCTGGTAAACAAGGGCCTCAGCCGACGCTGCACTAA
- a CDS encoding response regulator has translation MAKTILIVDDSASLRQVVNIALTGAGYEVIEAADGQEGLNKLDGRKIHLVISDVNMPNMDGITFVTEARKKSEYKFTPFIMLTTESQQDMVEKGKAAGAKAWMVKPFKPDQMLDAVSKLVMP, from the coding sequence ATGGCCAAAACGATATTAATTGTTGATGACTCTGCTTCCTTACGGCAGGTAGTAAACATCGCACTTACAGGTGCGGGTTATGAAGTCATTGAGGCTGCCGACGGGCAGGAAGGACTGAATAAGTTAGATGGACGCAAAATTCACCTCGTCATTAGTGATGTGAATATGCCCAATATGGACGGCATCACTTTTGTTACGGAAGCCCGTAAAAAGAGTGAATACAAATTCACTCCTTTTATTATGCTAACGACAGAATCACAGCAAGATATGGTCGAAAAAGGAAAAGCTGCTGGCGCGAAGGCGTGGATGGTTAAGCCGTTCAAACCTGATCAGATGCTAGATGCCGTCTCGAAATTGGTGATGCCCTAA
- a CDS encoding STAS domain-containing protein encodes MSDQYRISDLTIASAAANKEVLLRALEEDVVEVDFSDVSEIDTSGLQLLIAMKKQADAENKQLRLDNISHPIKELFEQYQMSGFFD; translated from the coding sequence ATGAGTGATCAATATCGAATATCAGATCTCACCATCGCTAGCGCTGCGGCGAACAAAGAAGTTCTATTGCGCGCGCTCGAAGAGGACGTTGTAGAAGTTGATTTCTCTGACGTCAGTGAGATTGATACCAGCGGACTGCAATTGCTCATCGCAATGAAGAAACAGGCTGATGCTGAAAACAAGCAACTACGCCTGGACAACATCAGTCACCCAATTAAAGAGCTTTTCGAACAATATCAGATGTCTGGATTTTTCGACTAA
- a CDS encoding chemotaxis response regulator protein-glutamate methylesterase encodes MSAVKVLVVDDSAVVRNVLSEIFNSAPGIELLAAVPDPLFAMKRMEMQWPDVIVLDIEMPRMDGLTFLRKIMSERPTPVVICSTLTEKGAETTMSAMSAGAVDIVTKPKLALKEFLQEQKSHLIEVVKAASHARMSRVTIPSSTVSAPSNNTRQIQKPAGKFNADVVLPPPVGSAMLKTTESIVAIGTSTGGTQALELILTRLPRVCPGIVIVQHMPEKFTRAFADRLNTICEIKVKEAEHGDRVIPGQALIAPGGKHMVIQRSGAHYCVEVVDGPLVSRHKPSVDVLFRSVAKAAGKNALGVIMTGMGDDGANGLLEMRQAGADTIAQNEDSCVVFGMPKEAIKRGAASRIVGLDEIPSEIINRSSHLEDKRAS; translated from the coding sequence ATGTCAGCTGTTAAGGTACTGGTAGTAGATGACTCAGCCGTAGTGCGTAATGTGTTGAGTGAAATCTTTAATTCAGCTCCGGGTATCGAGTTGCTCGCGGCCGTACCCGATCCATTGTTTGCCATGAAGCGCATGGAAATGCAATGGCCGGATGTCATTGTGCTTGATATCGAAATGCCTCGAATGGACGGGCTAACCTTTCTTCGTAAGATCATGAGCGAACGCCCCACACCGGTGGTTATTTGTTCCACTCTCACGGAGAAAGGCGCGGAAACGACAATGAGCGCGATGTCGGCCGGTGCGGTAGACATAGTGACCAAGCCTAAGCTGGCCCTGAAAGAGTTTTTGCAGGAACAAAAGTCGCACCTCATCGAGGTCGTTAAGGCTGCTTCTCATGCGCGCATGAGCCGTGTAACAATACCCTCGTCGACAGTGTCAGCACCGTCGAACAATACCCGGCAAATACAAAAGCCCGCTGGGAAATTCAATGCCGATGTCGTCCTGCCACCGCCTGTCGGTAGCGCAATGCTTAAGACCACGGAGTCCATCGTCGCCATAGGGACATCGACGGGCGGGACTCAAGCTTTGGAATTAATCTTGACCCGGCTCCCTCGCGTCTGTCCCGGGATTGTGATAGTGCAGCATATGCCCGAAAAATTTACGCGGGCGTTCGCGGATCGATTGAACACTATCTGTGAAATCAAGGTCAAAGAAGCAGAGCATGGTGATAGAGTAATACCCGGTCAGGCTCTTATTGCCCCCGGGGGCAAGCACATGGTAATACAGCGTAGCGGAGCCCATTATTGCGTGGAAGTGGTTGATGGGCCTCTGGTTTCTCGTCACAAACCTTCGGTTGACGTGCTTTTCCGTTCGGTCGCCAAGGCCGCTGGAAAGAACGCGTTGGGTGTTATCATGACAGGCATGGGTGATGATGGAGCCAATGGTCTGTTGGAGATGCGCCAGGCAGGCGCCGATACTATAGCTCAGAATGAAGACAGTTGTGTTGTCTTCGGTATGCCCAAAGAAGCGATTAAGCGGGGTGCTGCTTCGAGAATTGTCGGATTGGATGAGATTCCATCTGAGATCATTAATCGATCCAGTCATTTAGAAGACAAGCGAGCCTCTTAG
- a CDS encoding Ig-like domain-containing protein: MRLRLAALWLLFWGSACFHSSDEGKPVALQVETESHLIWKLEESVQLSAYTVDAGGNKTAGQATPVWTSSDESIASVDANGLVTAHKVGQVTINVSTGDFKESVTILIDLNVKEVSVKVSYEDRLYGANGFYANAYKVVRYAEVEILNEGSLLISKGVLDGSGTVSATVPVKGDIGIRVKSQINNSTIKLSVHDLSKNLFSVYKPLAASSESQTSFEVNIPLSVEVTGAFNILDVFALGSEFVQSFNSTAVTDLKVYWEPGSLSGTFYCANIGDPACRNGNGIYVLSQTGADTDEYDDDVLLHEFGHYVATLVSRDDSPGGCHFFANNDLDLRLSWSEGWGDFFPMAVKNWARQDASRASLLSMNPDITASNYIDTYQDQSQLSFDVANLQNTVIDENTHETLAAVHVYSSSELAVNKILWELQEQFGMSAIWQVVDDYLPALGPNLYVNLESFWDGWLETQTPDASALTALQTIYDERKVYFRDDDFENDDTTGLGRKLALDTAESHTLYNSGKAFDIDYVGFDVVAGQRYEVRTDKLSSGADTFIRVVDDAGVTVSIAGAVLENDDWQPKNAYEFSEPGCGYVVSNNDIALSSRLEFVAEQNKSYHVEVQNTAARDTEYYPSAGRYGSYELKVRKLQ, from the coding sequence ATGCGATTGCGCCTTGCGGCGTTATGGCTATTATTTTGGGGCAGCGCCTGTTTTCACTCTTCAGATGAAGGCAAGCCCGTCGCGTTACAGGTGGAAACCGAGAGTCACCTGATCTGGAAACTCGAAGAAAGCGTACAGCTATCGGCCTATACCGTCGACGCAGGGGGTAACAAGACCGCGGGTCAGGCTACGCCGGTGTGGACGAGTTCCGATGAAAGCATTGCCAGCGTAGATGCGAATGGACTGGTGACTGCCCACAAAGTGGGGCAGGTTACCATCAATGTTTCGACGGGAGATTTTAAAGAGTCCGTCACCATTCTGATTGATTTAAACGTCAAAGAAGTCAGTGTCAAGGTTAGCTACGAAGACCGTCTCTATGGCGCCAACGGATTTTACGCCAACGCCTACAAAGTGGTTCGGTATGCGGAAGTTGAAATTTTGAACGAGGGTTCATTGCTTATCAGCAAAGGCGTTCTGGATGGAAGTGGCACGGTTAGCGCGACCGTTCCAGTCAAAGGCGACATAGGTATACGCGTCAAGTCTCAAATCAATAATTCCACCATCAAGCTTAGCGTACACGATTTAAGCAAGAATCTTTTTTCGGTATACAAACCGCTTGCTGCCAGTAGCGAAAGCCAAACCAGTTTTGAAGTGAATATTCCACTGAGCGTAGAGGTGACTGGCGCTTTCAATATTCTTGACGTGTTTGCTCTGGGTTCTGAATTTGTACAAAGCTTTAACAGTACCGCAGTCACTGATCTGAAAGTCTATTGGGAGCCAGGGAGTTTAAGCGGCACGTTTTATTGCGCAAACATCGGTGATCCGGCGTGCAGGAATGGAAACGGTATTTATGTATTGAGCCAAACCGGCGCAGATACCGACGAGTACGACGATGATGTTTTATTGCATGAGTTTGGTCACTACGTCGCCACACTGGTGTCGCGCGACGATTCACCCGGCGGTTGTCACTTTTTTGCCAATAACGACCTGGATTTGCGTTTGTCCTGGAGCGAAGGTTGGGGAGATTTTTTCCCTATGGCGGTAAAAAACTGGGCGCGACAGGATGCGTCGCGTGCCTCATTGCTTTCTATGAATCCGGATATCACGGCTTCAAATTACATTGATACTTACCAGGATCAAAGTCAGCTTAGCTTTGATGTGGCGAATCTCCAAAACACAGTGATCGACGAAAACACGCATGAAACACTCGCTGCCGTACATGTGTATTCCAGTAGTGAGTTAGCCGTGAACAAGATTTTGTGGGAACTGCAGGAACAGTTTGGCATGTCCGCGATATGGCAAGTTGTTGATGATTACCTCCCTGCGCTAGGCCCAAATCTTTATGTCAATCTTGAAAGCTTTTGGGACGGCTGGCTAGAAACTCAGACGCCGGATGCATCGGCATTGACCGCGCTACAAACTATATACGATGAACGCAAAGTGTATTTTCGCGACGACGATTTTGAAAACGATGATACTACCGGTCTTGGACGCAAACTCGCGTTAGACACGGCGGAATCCCATACCCTGTATAACTCCGGCAAAGCCTTTGATATCGACTATGTTGGTTTTGATGTCGTTGCCGGCCAACGATACGAGGTGCGCACTGATAAACTGAGTAGCGGCGCAGATACCTTCATAAGAGTTGTAGACGACGCGGGTGTGACGGTTTCCATCGCGGGTGCTGTTCTGGAAAACGATGATTGGCAACCGAAGAACGCATATGAATTTAGCGAGCCAGGTTGTGGCTATGTGGTATCAAATAATGACATTGCCTTGTCCTCGCGCCTCGAATTCGTCGCGGAGCAAAATAAGTCTTATCACGTCGAAGTTCAAAACACAGCCGCCCGCGACACGGAATATTATCCCTCCGCCGGACGCTATGGCTCGTATGAATTGAAAGTGAGGAAACTACAATGA
- a CDS encoding protein-glutamate O-methyltransferase CheR: protein MAASEVRVDSIGIVQFSITDVEFERFRKLIYELAGISLSDAKRSLVVSRLSKRLRHHGLTKFMDYYRMITDGGNIGEQQIMVDLLTTNETYFFREPKHFELLEEIARSHQSWSTPFRVWSAAASSGEEGYTIAMVLDNVIGDKPWEVLGTDISTRVLEAARLGLYTEQRTSRIPSNYLYKYCLKGVRSQQGMVLVDKKLRDKVTFKHMNLLSEWGHMGEFDVIFLRNVMIYFDLETKQKLVNKISSQLKQGGYFLIGHSESLNGLHHTLETVQPSVYRKKV from the coding sequence ATGGCGGCAAGTGAAGTCCGTGTTGACAGTATTGGAATCGTTCAATTCTCCATCACTGATGTTGAGTTTGAACGGTTTCGTAAACTGATATATGAACTCGCAGGGATTAGCTTGAGTGATGCGAAGCGTTCGCTGGTGGTGTCGCGTTTGAGTAAGCGTCTCCGTCATCACGGATTGACCAAGTTTATGGATTACTATCGTATGATCACCGATGGAGGCAATATCGGTGAACAGCAAATTATGGTTGATTTGCTAACTACGAACGAAACTTACTTTTTTCGTGAGCCCAAACATTTTGAATTGCTCGAAGAAATTGCGCGCAGCCACCAGAGCTGGAGTACGCCATTCAGAGTCTGGAGTGCTGCCGCGTCTTCTGGCGAAGAGGGTTATACCATTGCCATGGTTTTGGACAATGTTATCGGCGATAAGCCATGGGAAGTCTTGGGGACCGATATAAGTACACGGGTATTAGAGGCGGCAAGATTAGGTCTGTATACAGAGCAACGTACGAGTAGAATTCCGTCAAACTATTTGTATAAGTATTGTTTGAAAGGTGTACGATCTCAGCAAGGTATGGTGCTCGTCGACAAAAAGCTACGGGATAAAGTGACGTTTAAACACATGAACCTGTTGTCGGAGTGGGGGCATATGGGGGAGTTCGACGTCATTTTTCTACGTAATGTGATGATCTACTTCGATCTCGAAACAAAACAAAAATTAGTCAATAAAATTTCGTCACAGCTAAAACAAGGTGGTTACTTTCTCATAGGGCATTCTGAATCGCTGAATGGTTTGCACCACACGCTTGAAACAGTGCAGCCATCGGTATATCGGAAGAAAGTGTAG
- a CDS encoding chemotaxis protein CheW → MESAARDKLVSQALEDDAADDAKKYLSFTVDNDSYAFDALSIKEIIEYANVTRIPMVPDFVRGVTNLRGSVVPVIDLSARMSKPSSPVTKRTCIIIVEVASDEEKITVGVVIDAINEVFNLRENDIEAAPSFGAGIRADFISGMGKINGRFVILLNIERVLAIEELAELIGKSSKHFERKLSSKMKSDAEEKMRQSAQERQTDASE, encoded by the coding sequence ATGGAAAGTGCGGCACGAGACAAATTAGTGAGTCAGGCACTGGAAGATGATGCTGCCGACGATGCGAAAAAGTATCTTTCTTTTACTGTTGATAATGACTCCTACGCTTTTGATGCGCTATCAATAAAAGAAATCATCGAATATGCGAACGTTACTCGCATACCGATGGTGCCTGATTTCGTACGCGGAGTCACCAATCTGCGGGGTAGCGTGGTACCAGTCATTGATCTCTCTGCAAGAATGAGTAAGCCTTCGTCTCCTGTTACAAAGCGCACATGTATTATCATAGTCGAAGTAGCAAGTGATGAAGAAAAGATTACCGTTGGCGTGGTAATCGATGCAATCAACGAAGTATTTAACTTGCGCGAAAATGACATCGAGGCCGCGCCAAGTTTTGGTGCAGGGATACGGGCGGACTTTATCAGCGGCATGGGCAAGATTAATGGCCGTTTTGTGATTCTGTTGAATATTGAGCGGGTGCTGGCAATAGAAGAGCTTGCTGAACTGATTGGTAAGTCAAGCAAGCATTTCGAGCGTAAACTGAGCAGCAAAATGAAAAGTGATGCAGAAGAAAAGATGCGTCAATCAGCGCAGGAAAGGCAAACGGATGCATCTGAATAA
- a CDS encoding chemotaxis protein CheW — MHSKKELTREGELHKFLSFRLGKENFGIAILNIKEIIEYGSITEVPMMPEFVRGAINLRGHIVPVMDLAIRLSRQSDEISKRTCIVIVEVETNQVVLDVGIVVDAVNEVMDIHPEDIDPAPSFGGSLRTDFIRGMGKMGEKFIILLEIDKVISLEDMHALQAAAGDMIDATDKHDGSALA, encoded by the coding sequence ATGCATAGCAAGAAAGAATTGACCAGGGAAGGCGAATTGCACAAATTCCTGTCTTTTCGTCTAGGGAAAGAAAATTTTGGCATAGCCATACTGAATATTAAGGAAATCATAGAGTACGGGTCGATCACGGAAGTGCCCATGATGCCAGAGTTTGTGCGCGGCGCGATAAACCTGCGTGGCCATATCGTTCCGGTTATGGATCTGGCTATTAGGTTATCTCGTCAATCAGATGAAATCAGCAAGCGTACCTGTATTGTCATTGTCGAGGTGGAGACCAACCAGGTTGTGTTGGACGTTGGCATAGTTGTGGATGCGGTAAATGAGGTAATGGATATACATCCTGAGGATATCGATCCAGCACCCTCATTTGGCGGCTCTTTACGTACGGATTTTATCCGTGGCATGGGAAAGATGGGTGAAAAATTTATCATCCTATTGGAAATCGACAAGGTTATTTCACTCGAAGATATGCATGCCCTGCAGGCTGCTGCAGGCGATATGATTGATGCAACCGACAAACACGACGGTAGTGCCTTGGCATAA